One region of Streptomyces capillispiralis genomic DNA includes:
- a CDS encoding Rieske (2Fe-2S) protein — MSARPAASRRTVLRGVALTPVAGLGLAACGGVEDDTVEPLAEPVELGPESEVAEDGAKLYRDPNVVVSRGEDGSLKAYSSLCTHAGCPINKLEGAKLICPCHGSEFDAVTGKVLREPAVAPLKPLAIEVKNGTMVAGPQT, encoded by the coding sequence ATGTCCGCCCGCCCCGCCGCGAGCCGTCGTACCGTCCTGCGAGGCGTGGCCCTCACCCCCGTCGCCGGACTGGGGCTCGCCGCGTGCGGGGGAGTCGAGGACGACACGGTGGAGCCGTTGGCCGAGCCCGTGGAGCTCGGTCCCGAGAGCGAGGTCGCGGAGGACGGCGCGAAGCTGTACCGGGACCCGAATGTGGTGGTCAGTCGGGGGGAGGACGGCTCCCTCAAGGCGTACAGCTCCCTGTGCACGCACGCGGGGTGCCCCATCAACAAGCTGGAGGGGGCGAAGCTGATCTGTCCCTGCCACGGCAGTGAGTTCGACGCCGTCACCGGGAAGGTGCTGCGCGAGCCGGCGGTGGCTCCGCTGAAGCCGCTGGCCATCGAGGTGAAGAACGGGACGATGGTGGCCGGGCCGCAGACCTGA